In the genome of Mytilus edulis chromosome 3, xbMytEdul2.2, whole genome shotgun sequence, one region contains:
- the LOC139517060 gene encoding uncharacterized protein, with translation MNKNIISLGLCMCSILLLTSAHRQKRSIFSVRKYNPLSQNEVQYYLQELQELKQRLNGGKSHGSKSRRRDRHSKKGGKRSGRDDPTWRAGMSWWDSTHGKKAGSSSGSWASSSLSYKCDQPIAYGNTDCTAHTVRYYYEKASKMCRKFHYTGCGGNKNNFHSKRECMRRCRH, from the exons atgaacaaaaacattatTTCACTGGGCCTGTGTATGTGTAGCATTCTACTGCTCACGAGTGCTCACAGACAAAAAAGATCTATTTTTTCGGTGAGAAAATATAATCCATTATCGCAAAATGAAGTACAGTATTACTTACAAGAACTACAAGAACTGAAGCAAAGGTTAAATGGAGGCAAATCACATGGAAGCAAATCAAGAAGGAGAGACAGACACTCAAAGAAAGGAGGTAAGAGATCCGGGAGAGACGATCCGACATGGCGAGCAGGCATGTCCTGGTGGGATAGCACGCATGGCAAAAAGGCCGGGAGTTCTTCAGGTTCATGGGCATCATCATCATTATCTTATA aatgtgACCAGCCAATTGCTTACGGAAATACAGACTGTACGGCCCATACTGTGAGATATTACTATGAAAAAGCAAGCAAGATGTGCCGAAAGTTCCATTACACCGGATGTGGAGGCAACAAGAACAACTTTCACAGTAAACGTGAATGCATGCGCAGATGCAGACATTAA